The genomic stretch CGGCACCCGCCCATGAGGTCGGTGAACTCGGTTGGCACGCTTATCCAGCCGGAGTGCGGCAGATAGGTCATGATGCCGACGATAGCCGTTTTGCCTACGACAACGAAATGGGGCGTCATCGTCAATTCATTGAGGCTTTCCAGATCGCTGACCGTCCGGTTACCAATGGTGAATTTCTCACGTTCATGCAGGCGGGGGGATACGACAAACCTGACTATTGGCTGTCGGATGGCTGGGCCACGGTCAAGGCGGAAGGCTGGAAGGCGCCACTTTACTGGGTCGAGCGGGATGGCATCTGGCATCACTATACGTTAGGCGGGCTGGTGCCAGTGGACGTGAATGCGCCGGTTTGCCATGTCAGCTTCTACGAGGCCGATGCCTTTGCCCAATGGGCCGGTGCACGCCTACCTACTGAGGCCGAGTGGGAGGCGGTGGCTCAACATGTCCCCCTGCAGGGCAACTTCGTCGAAAAAGGCCATCTTCAGCCGGTCGCGGCTGCCCCGGTCGGCTCCAGCGAGGGGCCGAGGCAGATGTTCGGTGATGTTTGGGAGTGGACCGGAAGCGCCTATCGGCCCTATCCAGGGTTTCGCAAGTTGCCGGGCAGCTTAGGTGAATACAACGGCAAGTTTATGTCGGGGCAGATGGTGCTTCGAGGTGGCTGTTGTGCCACCCCGGAAGACCATATCCGCACGACCTATCGTAATTTTTTCCCACCTCATGCCCGTTGGGCTTTTTCCGGATTCCGTCTTGCTAAGGAGAGCTAATCATGAGCCTGGCCGTACAATTCCACGACTTGCACCCGACCCCAGCCTCAACATCGCTTCGCGATGAGATACTGACGGGATTCAGAGCCGATCAAAAGTTCGCCTCGCCAAAGTTCTTTTATGATCAGCGTGGTTCTGAGTTATTTGATCAAATTTGTGAGCAGCCAGAATACTACCCGACACGGACCGAGGAGGCGATCCTCGCGGAGGCCGCCGATGATATAGCCGAGATAGCCGGGCATGAAGCGACGTTGATCGAGCTTGGCAGCGGGGCGAGCCGTAAGGTACGACTTCTACTGGAAGCCATGCGTCCTAGCAGTTACCTGGGAATCGACATCTCGCGGGATTTTCTGCTCGACAGTACACGACGACTAGCAGCGGATTACCCATGGCTTGAAGTTCATGCCGCCTGTGCCGATTTCTGTTGCAATATGGCCTTACCGGACGGGCTATGCTGCGAAAGACCGGTCGGTTTTTTTCCTGGTTCAAGTATCGGTAATTTCGACCCCCAAGCCGCTGAAGATTTTCTTTGCGGGCTGCATTCTTTGTTACCCACCGGCAGCGGATTGTTGGTAGGAGTCGACTTGGTTAAGGATAAGCCGACCCTTGAAGCCGCCTACAACGATGCAGCTGGTGTGACGGCAGCATTCAACCTAAATCTATTGGAACGACTACGGCATGAGCTGCACGCTAAAATCGATCCCGCCAATTTTGTCCATCAGGCATTCTTCAACGAAGCACACTCTCGTATTGAGATGCATCTGGTCAGTCAGTTATCTCAAGTCGTCACTATTGAAGGGGAGCGTTTCAGTTTTCTGGAAGGCGAGACAATCCACACTGAAAACTCGTATAAATATACGGTCGAGGGGTTTCAGGCGTTGGCGGGTCGTGCGGGATTTGAGGCGCTCTCGTCCTGGACCGATGCGAATAGCTTGTTTAGCGTCCACTACCTGACGCGTGCCTAGGGGACACTGATAGCGCGACCACTACAACTCCACATTAAGCGCTGATAGGGAAGGCCAAGAACAGGCCAATCCCGGAAGCACACATAAGGGGTCGCGCCAGTTCGCGATGTCACTTCGGCGCTGAGGGTAGCCACCTTGAATTGAGGGGCGCGCTTAAGGACCATTCCTTCGTAGCAGATAGC from Halomonas meridiana encodes the following:
- the egtD gene encoding L-histidine N(alpha)-methyltransferase, producing the protein MSLAVQFHDLHPTPASTSLRDEILTGFRADQKFASPKFFYDQRGSELFDQICEQPEYYPTRTEEAILAEAADDIAEIAGHEATLIELGSGASRKVRLLLEAMRPSSYLGIDISRDFLLDSTRRLAADYPWLEVHAACADFCCNMALPDGLCCERPVGFFPGSSIGNFDPQAAEDFLCGLHSLLPTGSGLLVGVDLVKDKPTLEAAYNDAAGVTAAFNLNLLERLRHELHAKIDPANFVHQAFFNEAHSRIEMHLVSQLSQVVTIEGERFSFLEGETIHTENSYKYTVEGFQALAGRAGFEALSSWTDANSLFSVHYLTRA
- the egtB gene encoding ergothioneine biosynthesis protein EgtB, whose translation is MSPIQDLTIETIDSIHTKEWLRAYQRVRAATEAICEPLYKEDYMVQSMPDVSPPKWHIAHVSWFFEAFILKPFHPSYLTLDPAYDYLFNSYYETHGTPFPRPERGMISRPTVDDVYRYRAHINQAMEELLNDPPQEHLQEILHRLELGLPHEQQHQELLFMDIKHILAQNPLCPVYRGDLVSAPAHEVGELGWHAYPAGVRQIGHDADDSRFAYDNEMGRHRQFIEAFQIADRPVTNGEFLTFMQAGGYDKPDYWLSDGWATVKAEGWKAPLYWVERDGIWHHYTLGGLVPVDVNAPVCHVSFYEADAFAQWAGARLPTEAEWEAVAQHVPLQGNFVEKGHLQPVAAAPVGSSEGPRQMFGDVWEWTGSAYRPYPGFRKLPGSLGEYNGKFMSGQMVLRGGCCATPEDHIRTTYRNFFPPHARWAFSGFRLAKES